The Streptomyces sp. NBC_01775 genome includes a region encoding these proteins:
- a CDS encoding methionine ABC transporter ATP-binding protein: MITTKDLTKVYRTRDREVTALDGVDLHVRPGEVFGVVGQSGAGKSSLIRCVNLLERPTSGTVTVDGQELTALPGSSKRAGQELRQARGRIGMVFQHFNLLSSRTVLGNVELPLEILGHSGQERTRKAKELLDLVGLAEKAGSYPAQLSGGQKQRVGIARALAGDPKVLLSDEATSALDPETTRSVLRLLRDLNRQLDLTVLLITHEMEVVKAVCDSAALMKSGRITESGTVPELLATPGSELARELFPVGGVPSAPGRTVVDVTFHGETTTEPVISKLSRTYNVDISILGAAMDTVAGKQVGRMRIELPGSFEDNVVPIGFLREQGLTVDVAAVAGSAAEPAPAAGATTPGPDEDARVEESAK; this comes from the coding sequence GTGATCACGACTAAGGACCTGACGAAGGTCTATCGCACCCGGGACCGAGAAGTCACCGCACTGGACGGCGTCGACCTGCACGTCCGTCCGGGCGAGGTCTTCGGCGTCGTCGGCCAGAGCGGCGCCGGCAAGTCCTCCCTCATCCGCTGCGTGAACCTGCTGGAGCGCCCCACCTCGGGCACCGTCACCGTCGACGGCCAGGAGCTGACCGCACTCCCCGGCAGCAGCAAGCGCGCCGGCCAGGAGCTGCGCCAGGCCCGCGGCCGTATCGGCATGGTCTTCCAGCACTTCAACCTGCTCTCCTCACGCACCGTGCTCGGCAACGTCGAGCTGCCGCTGGAGATCCTCGGCCACTCCGGCCAGGAGCGCACCCGCAAGGCCAAGGAACTGCTCGACCTGGTCGGCCTCGCCGAGAAGGCGGGCTCCTACCCGGCGCAGCTCTCCGGCGGCCAGAAGCAGCGCGTCGGCATCGCCCGCGCGCTGGCGGGCGACCCCAAAGTGCTGCTGTCCGACGAGGCGACCTCGGCGCTCGACCCCGAGACGACCCGCTCCGTGCTCCGGCTGCTGCGCGACCTGAACCGGCAGCTCGACCTGACCGTGCTGCTGATCACGCACGAGATGGAGGTCGTGAAGGCCGTGTGCGACTCGGCGGCCCTGATGAAGAGCGGCCGTATCACCGAGTCGGGCACCGTCCCCGAGCTGCTCGCCACGCCCGGCTCCGAGCTGGCCCGCGAGCTGTTCCCGGTCGGCGGGGTGCCCTCGGCGCCCGGCCGTACGGTCGTGGACGTCACCTTCCACGGCGAGACCACCACGGAGCCGGTGATCTCCAAGCTGTCGCGGACCTACAACGTCGACATCTCCATCCTCGGCGCCGCCATGGACACCGTCGCCGGCAAGCAGGTCGGCCGTATGCGCATCGAGCTGCCCGGCAGCTTCGAGGACAACGTCGTACCGATCGGCTTCCTGCGCGAGCAGGGCCTGACCGTAGATGTGGCCGCCGTGGCCGGATCGGCCGCCGAACCCGCGCCCGCAGCCGGGGCCACCACCCCGGGCCCTGATGAGGACGCACGTGTCGAGGAGAGTGCCAAGTGA
- a CDS encoding MetQ/NlpA family ABC transporter substrate-binding protein: MAVAAAVIVPLALIGYGLGSGGDDKQTLKVAASPTPHGEILDYVEKHLAKKEGLKLEVRKFNDYVVPNTATESGEVDANFFQHKPYLDDFNKKKNTHIKPVVNVELEPLGLYSKKAKSLKDLTAGKTVALPNDSTNEGRALHLLADHDVIELKSGAGAEATLGDVADAKGLKFKELEAASVPRALGDVDAAVINGNYAVDTGLNPSKNALIAEKVKNNPYTNFLAVKDGNQDDPRVKKLAKLLNSDEVKHFIERKYKGGIEPVFGHVGS, encoded by the coding sequence GTGGCCGTCGCCGCTGCGGTCATCGTCCCGCTCGCGCTGATCGGCTACGGCCTCGGCTCCGGCGGTGACGACAAGCAGACCCTCAAGGTCGCCGCCTCGCCCACCCCGCACGGCGAGATCCTGGACTACGTCGAGAAGCACCTCGCCAAGAAGGAGGGGCTCAAGCTCGAAGTCCGGAAGTTCAACGACTACGTCGTCCCCAACACCGCCACCGAGAGCGGCGAGGTCGACGCCAACTTCTTCCAGCACAAGCCCTACCTCGACGACTTCAACAAGAAGAAGAACACCCACATCAAGCCCGTGGTCAACGTCGAGCTGGAGCCGCTGGGGCTCTACTCCAAGAAGGCCAAGAGCCTCAAGGACCTCACCGCGGGCAAGACCGTGGCGCTGCCCAACGACAGCACCAACGAGGGCCGGGCCCTGCACCTGCTGGCCGACCACGACGTGATCGAGCTGAAGTCCGGGGCCGGTGCCGAGGCCACGCTCGGCGACGTCGCCGACGCCAAGGGCCTGAAGTTCAAGGAACTGGAGGCAGCTTCCGTGCCCCGCGCGCTCGGTGACGTGGACGCCGCGGTCATCAACGGCAACTACGCCGTCGACACCGGCCTCAACCCCTCCAAGAACGCCCTGATCGCCGAGAAGGTCAAGAACAACCCCTACACCAACTTCCTCGCGGTCAAGGACGGCAACCAGGACGACCCCCGCGTCAAGAAGCTGGCCAAGCTCCTGAACTCCGACGAGGTCAAGCACTTCATCGAGCGCAAGTACAAGGGGGGCATCGAACCCGTCTTCGGGCATGTGGGATCGTGA